The Streptomyces kanamyceticus genome window below encodes:
- a CDS encoding GNAT family N-acetyltransferase — protein sequence MTAPSTAPELQLLRPDHAPALLAFEEANRAYFAATVPDRGDAYFRDFDARHRALLAEQADGVCFFHVLVGGTGEILGRVNLVDVAAGSADLGYRIAERATGQGLATRAVRQVRDLAVSAYGLKELRAATTLDNPGSRAVLTRTGFVPTGDITLDGRPGTAFVLSL from the coding sequence ATGACCGCTCCCTCGACAGCCCCCGAACTGCAGCTCCTGCGCCCCGATCACGCCCCCGCCCTGCTCGCCTTCGAGGAGGCGAACCGGGCGTACTTCGCGGCGACGGTGCCCGACCGCGGTGACGCCTACTTCCGTGACTTCGACGCGCGGCACCGTGCCCTCCTCGCCGAACAGGCCGACGGCGTCTGCTTCTTCCACGTGCTGGTGGGCGGGACGGGGGAGATCCTCGGGCGGGTCAACCTGGTCGACGTGGCGGCGGGCAGCGCCGATCTCGGCTACCGGATCGCCGAGCGGGCGACCGGGCAGGGCCTGGCCACCCGTGCCGTGCGGCAGGTCCGCGACCTGGCGGTGTCCGCGTACGGCCTGAAGGAACTCCGTGCCGCCACGACGCTCGACAACCCCGGCTCACGGGCCGTGCTCACCCGCACCGGCTTCGTGCCCACCGGCGACATCACGCTGGACGGGCGGCCGGGGACCGCTTTCGTGCTGTCCCTCTGA
- a CDS encoding slipin family protein → MVQELLTAGAAVASGCLVYLMAAARVIKQYERGVVFRLGRLSGDVRTPGLTLVVPGVDRLRKVNMQIVTMPVPAQDGITRDNVTVRVDAVIYFKVVDAPNAVIQVEDYRFAVSQMAQTSLRSIIGKSDLDDLLSNREKLNQGLELMIDSPAIGWGVQIDRVEIKDVSLPETMKRSMARQAEADRERRARVINADAELQASKKLAQAAHEMAEEPAALQLRLLQTVVAVAAEKNSTLVLPFPVELLRFLERAQQALPTPQQDSEGQHESGPRPPVQRDVAGGHEAGAGEHGP, encoded by the coding sequence ATGGTTCAGGAACTGCTGACAGCAGGCGCAGCGGTCGCCTCGGGCTGCCTCGTCTATCTGATGGCCGCGGCTCGCGTGATCAAGCAGTACGAGCGTGGTGTCGTCTTCCGCCTCGGCCGGCTCTCGGGCGACGTGCGCACCCCCGGCCTCACCCTGGTGGTCCCCGGCGTGGACCGGCTCCGCAAGGTCAACATGCAGATCGTGACGATGCCGGTGCCCGCACAGGACGGCATCACCCGCGACAACGTCACCGTGCGCGTGGACGCCGTCATCTACTTCAAGGTCGTCGACGCCCCCAATGCCGTCATCCAGGTCGAGGACTACCGCTTCGCGGTCTCGCAGATGGCGCAGACCTCGCTGCGCTCCATCATCGGCAAGAGCGACCTGGACGACCTGCTCTCCAACCGCGAAAAGCTCAACCAGGGCCTTGAGTTAATGATCGACTCCCCGGCGATCGGCTGGGGCGTGCAGATCGACCGCGTCGAGATCAAGGACGTGTCCCTGCCCGAGACGATGAAGCGCTCCATGGCCCGCCAGGCCGAGGCCGACCGGGAGCGGCGCGCCCGCGTCATCAACGCCGACGCCGAACTCCAGGCGTCCAAGAAGCTCGCCCAGGCGGCGCACGAGATGGCGGAGGAGCCCGCGGCCCTGCAACTGCGGCTGCTGCAGACCGTGGTGGCGGTCGCCGCCGAGAAGAACTCCACGCTCGTCCTGCCCTTCCCCGTCGAACTGCTCCGCTTCCTGGAACGGGCGCAGCAGGCCCTGCCGACACCGCAGCAGGACTCAGAGGGACAGCACGAAAGCGGTCCCCGGCCGCCCGTCCAGCGTGATGTCGCCGGTGGGCACGAAGCCGGTGCGGGTGAGCACGGCCCGTGA
- a CDS encoding class I SAM-dependent methyltransferase, whose protein sequence is MFTSQGPTLRELAVQALSSIEHGYDLLAPKFDHTPFQTPGRFLTVTTDALRPFGPFAAGLDVCCGTGAGVETLLPLCAERVTGVDFSAGMLAAAAQAVPERGGPAVDWVRADARALPFREAFDVAVSFGAFGHFLPAERPALFAGVYRALRPGGLFAFPVGAPQPFGSRWYWAMLGFDGAMRVRNLLWRPSFVMYYRTFPLGGVRADLAAAGFDVRTRPLEEFGRRPDGSPHWRLVVARKPEQDRAG, encoded by the coding sequence ATGTTCACCTCCCAGGGTCCCACGCTGCGTGAGCTGGCCGTTCAGGCCCTCTCCTCCATCGAGCACGGGTACGACCTGCTCGCCCCCAAGTTCGACCACACCCCCTTCCAGACGCCCGGCCGGTTCCTGACGGTGACGACCGACGCTCTTCGGCCGTTCGGCCCCTTCGCCGCGGGGCTCGACGTCTGCTGCGGAACGGGCGCGGGCGTCGAGACGCTGCTGCCCCTGTGTGCGGAGCGGGTCACCGGTGTGGACTTCAGCGCGGGGATGCTGGCCGCCGCGGCGCAGGCCGTGCCGGAGCGCGGCGGACCCGCGGTCGACTGGGTCAGGGCGGACGCCCGTGCGCTGCCGTTCCGCGAGGCCTTCGACGTGGCCGTCAGCTTCGGGGCGTTCGGTCACTTCCTGCCCGCCGAGCGGCCCGCGCTCTTCGCCGGGGTGTACCGGGCGCTGCGCCCCGGTGGCCTGTTCGCGTTCCCGGTCGGCGCGCCGCAGCCGTTCGGCTCCCGCTGGTACTGGGCGATGCTCGGCTTCGACGGGGCGATGCGCGTCAGGAACCTGCTGTGGCGCCCGAGCTTCGTCATGTACTACCGCACCTTCCCGCTGGGCGGCGTGCGCGCGGACCTGGCCGCGGCGGGCTTCGACGTACGGACGCGGCCCCTGGAGGAGTTCGGGCGGCGCCCCGACGGCAGCCCGCACTGGCGCCTGGTCGTGGCGAGGAAGCCGGAACAGGACCGGGCGGGGTAG
- a CDS encoding alpha-ketoacid dehydrogenase subunit beta, whose product MPKLSYLGALSRALNDELARDPGVCVFGEDVRVGVANITKGLVDRFGPQRIVDMPLSEQAFTSFATGAALVGQRPVIEFQIPSLLFLVFEQIANQAHKFSLMTGGQAKVPVTYLVPGSGSRVGWAGQHSDQPYGLFAHVGLKTVVPSTPSDAYGLLVSAIRDDDPVVVLTPAASSTDREDVDPAELGPIPLGVGRVVRPGSDITVVAVGHLVQEAVAVADELAPEISVEVFDPRTVYPFDWAGLAASVGRTGRLVVIDDTNRFCGFAAEIVSTAAEELTLTAPPRRVTRPDGTVLPFALELDRAAQPHRDQLMDAVRGVCGVARKDR is encoded by the coding sequence GTGCCTAAGCTCTCCTACCTCGGCGCGCTCTCCCGGGCCCTGAACGACGAACTGGCGCGCGACCCCGGCGTCTGCGTCTTCGGCGAAGACGTACGGGTGGGCGTCGCCAACATCACCAAGGGTCTCGTGGACCGGTTCGGTCCGCAGCGGATCGTCGACATGCCGCTGTCCGAGCAGGCGTTCACCAGTTTCGCGACCGGTGCGGCTCTCGTCGGACAGCGTCCGGTGATCGAGTTCCAGATCCCGTCCCTGCTGTTCCTGGTCTTCGAGCAGATCGCCAACCAGGCGCACAAGTTCTCGCTCATGACGGGTGGTCAGGCGAAGGTGCCCGTCACCTACTTGGTGCCCGGGTCCGGCTCCCGCGTGGGCTGGGCGGGTCAGCATTCCGACCAGCCGTACGGACTGTTCGCCCATGTCGGACTCAAGACCGTCGTCCCCAGCACCCCTTCCGATGCCTACGGGCTGCTCGTCTCGGCGATCCGGGACGACGACCCGGTGGTGGTCCTGACCCCGGCCGCCTCGTCGACGGACCGCGAGGACGTGGATCCCGCCGAGCTCGGTCCGATCCCGCTCGGCGTGGGCCGCGTGGTGCGCCCGGGCTCGGACATCACGGTGGTGGCGGTCGGCCATCTCGTGCAGGAAGCCGTCGCGGTGGCCGACGAGCTCGCCCCCGAGATCTCCGTCGAGGTCTTCGACCCGCGCACGGTCTACCCGTTCGACTGGGCGGGGCTCGCCGCCTCGGTGGGCCGTACAGGGCGTCTCGTCGTCATCGACGACACCAACCGCTTCTGCGGCTTCGCGGCCGAGATCGTCAGCACCGCCGCCGAGGAGCTCACGCTGACCGCGCCGCCCCGGCGCGTCACCCGGCCCGACGGCACGGTGCTGCCGTTCGCCCTGGAACTCGACCGCGCGGCCCAGCCGCACAGGGACCAGCTCATGGACGCGGTGAGGGGAGTGTGCGGGGTCGCGAGGAAGGACCGCTGA
- a CDS encoding thiamine pyrophosphate-dependent dehydrogenase E1 component subunit alpha: MSDATSEQYSTRERLYRTMRLIRRFEEYCVKLVRSGEIAGGIHPYIGQEAIAAGVCAALRPDDYITSTHRGHGHVLAKGADPAGMMAELTGRVTGLNKGRGGSMHAADVSLGILGANGIVGAGAPIATGAAWAATRAGEDRIAVSFFGDGAVSQGVVLESFNLAALWRLPVLFVCENNGYASTLTVDDAVAGTIVGRAAAFGIPAARIDGTDAEAVMAATREYAERARSGGGPALLECAAYRFDAHHTWEHKSFVRYRTREEVAEGRSRDPLLVQAELIAPEARERIDREVEEVLESARQFALESPKPDPADALDYLYATGLRPRAGVAARA; encoded by the coding sequence ATGAGTGACGCCACGAGTGAGCAGTACTCGACGAGGGAACGGCTGTACCGAACCATGCGGCTGATCCGCCGCTTCGAGGAGTACTGCGTCAAGTTGGTGCGTTCCGGGGAAATCGCGGGCGGCATCCATCCCTACATCGGCCAGGAGGCCATCGCGGCCGGGGTGTGCGCGGCACTGCGCCCCGACGACTACATCACCAGCACGCACCGGGGCCACGGCCACGTACTGGCCAAGGGTGCCGATCCGGCGGGCATGATGGCCGAGTTGACCGGCCGGGTCACCGGTCTCAACAAGGGCCGTGGCGGCTCCATGCACGCGGCGGACGTCAGCCTCGGCATCCTCGGCGCCAACGGCATCGTCGGGGCCGGTGCCCCGATCGCGACCGGTGCCGCCTGGGCGGCGACGCGCGCGGGCGAGGACCGGATCGCGGTCAGCTTCTTCGGCGACGGCGCGGTCAGCCAGGGCGTGGTCCTCGAATCGTTCAACCTGGCGGCGCTCTGGCGGCTTCCGGTCCTCTTCGTCTGTGAGAACAACGGATACGCCTCCACCCTCACCGTGGACGACGCGGTGGCGGGCACGATCGTCGGCCGGGCCGCCGCGTTCGGGATTCCCGCCGCGCGGATCGACGGTACGGACGCCGAGGCCGTCATGGCCGCCACGCGGGAGTACGCGGAGCGGGCCCGGTCGGGCGGCGGCCCCGCGCTCCTTGAGTGCGCCGCGTACCGCTTCGACGCCCATCACACCTGGGAGCACAAGTCGTTCGTCCGCTACCGGACGCGGGAGGAAGTCGCCGAAGGGCGCTCCCGTGACCCGCTGCTCGTCCAGGCGGAGCTCATCGCGCCCGAGGCCCGGGAGCGCATCGACCGTGAGGTGGAGGAAGTGCTGGAGTCCGCGCGGCAGTTCGCCCTCGAAAGCCCCAAACCCGACCCCGCCGACGCCCTCGATTATCTGTACGCGACAGGGCTGCGTCCGCGGGCGGGGGTGGCGGCCCGTGCCTAA
- a CDS encoding non-ribosomal peptide synthetase: protein MLAAQRGIWFAQALAPTVTHHSISDCLDIEGPVDPALLQEAHRRVTTEMEALRLRFVEGPEGPVQYVDDSARPPAHYFDVSSDADPRAAAEAWMRADMAKEVKLSEPPPFTTALFKLAADRFTLFRRVHHLLLDGGSLGMLHRRTAQVYTALAEGRTVGDNPFRPFRMLVESETAYLASTRRERDRKYWLERLADRPEPVRLTTRRTAGGADVLVRKTAVEPARLARLRAAAERFAVSWVELTTGITAAYTARMTNAPEVTIGMPVAARLTKVERDTPGMLTNPVPLRIATDAGTSLADFLKDTRAEARAAFQRSRFPSEELSRELGLLGTDRRLWGPALNVMGFSYDLDFAGATARVRTLSHGHVADLMFTFFQTSADGSVDLIAAANTDLHQPGELDAHLDRFLHFADGVAAADPGTPIGALPLLRAEEREQLLVWGAGPVKDIPEVGMHTLVEQWAQRTPDAAAVELHGGATHSFRELNERSSRLARYLVSRGVGPGSVVGLSLPRSPDLVAAVIGVLKTGAAFLPLDSAYPVDRLAFMVADAAPALLLLHSSTAHLAEVLDTESLLLDDPGLRRTLAGLPGHDLTDDERTGPFDAGLPAYLIYTSGSTGRPKGVVVPHRGVVNITGAMLDRLGSGPGGRTLQFASASFDASVGEMTQSVLVGGTLVIAPSDRLAPGPDLARVLDEAGINDLVLAPSVLEVMSPDDLPPGVTITIVGEASSPDVVRRWSPVCRLINGYGPTEATISTAMSLPLSPADAEAPPIGKPLRNVRVRALDEHLELVPVGAVGELYVAGAGVTRGYRGRDELTAERFVRDPYGPEGSRMYRTGDLVRWTTEGDLVFVGRNDDQVSLRGYRIELGEVEAAIREVPGVARAAATVIEDATGDRRLIGYAVPEPGRRLDPAAVRSEVGDRLPGYLTPSQLVCLDELPLTASGKLDRNALPEPTAAAADRNQVPRTAVEEILAGLFARILKVPQVNIDDNFFDLGGHSLSATRLLGRIRSTLGRELSVGELFASPTVAGLARQLGDGAVRNRDDVLVPLRGTGKKPPLFCVHPADGQSWVYVRLAGHLPADIPLYGLQAHSLTAQDGLPGTLDELAAQYLDAVRTVQPAGPYRLLGLSFGAAAAHAMAVRLREQGEEVELLAMLDGYPAPTDHDPAGQGMSEPDALRALLARFDCPAPDTAGEPLTIARATGALRAVSEEPADLAELDESRVAALVRTYRHTSALLGAHRPEPFDGDAVFFTATRGGAAPTPHAESWDPFVRGRLTRHDIDCAHDELTHASALAVVAQVITAGPDA from the coding sequence TTGTTGGCCGCCCAACGGGGAATTTGGTTCGCGCAGGCTCTGGCACCCACCGTCACGCACCACAGCATCTCCGACTGCCTCGACATCGAAGGACCCGTGGACCCGGCGCTCCTCCAGGAGGCCCACCGGCGGGTGACCACGGAAATGGAGGCGCTGCGCCTGCGCTTCGTGGAGGGCCCCGAGGGCCCCGTGCAGTACGTCGACGATTCCGCGCGGCCGCCCGCCCACTACTTCGACGTCAGTTCCGACGCCGACCCGCGGGCCGCGGCAGAGGCCTGGATGCGCGCCGACATGGCCAAGGAGGTGAAACTGTCGGAGCCCCCGCCGTTCACCACGGCGCTGTTCAAGCTGGCGGCCGACCGGTTCACGCTCTTCCGCCGCGTCCACCACCTGCTCCTCGACGGCGGCTCTCTGGGCATGCTGCACCGCCGCACCGCCCAGGTGTACACGGCGCTCGCCGAAGGCCGGACCGTCGGCGACAACCCCTTCCGGCCCTTCCGCATGCTGGTGGAGAGCGAGACGGCCTACCTCGCCTCCACGCGCCGCGAGCGGGACCGCAAGTACTGGCTCGAGCGGCTCGCCGACCGGCCCGAACCGGTGCGCCTGACCACCCGGCGCACGGCGGGCGGCGCGGACGTGCTGGTGCGCAAGACCGCCGTGGAACCGGCGCGCCTCGCACGGCTGCGCGCGGCAGCCGAGCGATTCGCCGTCAGCTGGGTCGAGTTGACGACCGGCATCACCGCCGCCTACACCGCGCGGATGACCAACGCGCCCGAGGTCACGATCGGCATGCCGGTCGCGGCACGGCTGACCAAGGTCGAGCGGGACACCCCCGGCATGCTGACCAACCCCGTGCCGCTGCGCATCGCCACCGACGCGGGGACCTCGCTCGCGGACTTCCTCAAGGACACCCGGGCCGAGGCGCGCGCCGCGTTCCAGCGCAGCCGGTTCCCCTCGGAGGAACTCAGCAGGGAACTGGGACTGCTCGGCACGGACCGGCGCCTGTGGGGCCCCGCGTTGAACGTCATGGGCTTCTCCTACGACCTCGACTTCGCCGGGGCGACGGCGCGCGTGCGGACGCTCTCCCACGGTCACGTCGCCGACCTGATGTTCACCTTCTTCCAGACGTCCGCCGACGGCTCCGTGGACCTCATCGCCGCCGCCAACACCGACCTCCATCAGCCGGGCGAACTCGACGCGCACCTCGACCGGTTCCTGCACTTCGCGGACGGCGTCGCCGCCGCGGATCCGGGGACACCGATCGGCGCCCTGCCCCTCCTGCGCGCCGAGGAACGCGAGCAACTGCTCGTCTGGGGCGCCGGGCCCGTCAAGGACATCCCCGAGGTCGGGATGCACACCCTGGTCGAGCAGTGGGCGCAACGGACCCCGGACGCGGCGGCGGTCGAACTGCACGGCGGCGCCACGCACAGCTTCCGCGAGCTCAACGAGCGGTCCTCCAGGCTCGCGCGGTACCTGGTCTCCCGCGGCGTCGGCCCCGGCAGCGTGGTGGGCCTGTCCCTGCCCAGGTCCCCGGACCTGGTGGCGGCCGTCATCGGCGTACTGAAGACCGGCGCCGCCTTCCTGCCCCTCGACTCGGCCTATCCGGTGGACCGGCTCGCCTTCATGGTGGCCGACGCGGCGCCCGCGCTGCTGTTGCTGCACTCCTCGACGGCCCACCTCGCGGAGGTCCTCGACACCGAGAGCCTCCTGCTGGACGACCCGGGCCTGCGGCGGACGCTCGCCGGACTGCCCGGGCACGACCTCACCGACGACGAGCGCACCGGTCCTTTCGACGCGGGGCTCCCGGCGTATCTGATCTACACCTCGGGATCCACCGGGCGCCCCAAGGGAGTCGTGGTGCCGCACCGCGGCGTCGTCAACATCACCGGAGCCATGCTGGACCGGCTCGGTTCCGGGCCCGGCGGTCGTACGCTGCAGTTCGCCTCCGCGAGCTTCGACGCGTCCGTGGGGGAGATGACCCAGTCGGTGCTGGTCGGCGGGACGCTGGTGATCGCCCCGAGTGACCGTCTCGCGCCGGGCCCCGACCTCGCCAGGGTCCTGGACGAGGCGGGCATCAACGACCTGGTCCTCGCCCCCTCGGTGCTCGAAGTGATGTCACCGGACGACCTGCCCCCCGGCGTCACCATCACCATCGTGGGCGAGGCGTCGTCACCGGACGTCGTCAGGCGCTGGTCGCCGGTCTGCCGCCTGATCAACGGCTACGGACCCACCGAGGCCACCATCTCCACCGCGATGAGCCTGCCGCTCTCACCGGCCGACGCCGAGGCGCCGCCGATCGGCAAGCCCCTGCGCAACGTCCGCGTCCGCGCCCTCGACGAGCACCTCGAACTGGTTCCCGTCGGGGCGGTGGGGGAGCTGTATGTGGCCGGGGCTGGTGTGACTCGGGGCTACCGCGGCCGGGACGAACTGACCGCGGAGCGCTTCGTCCGCGACCCCTACGGACCCGAGGGTTCCCGGATGTACCGCACGGGCGACCTGGTCCGCTGGACCACCGAGGGCGACCTGGTCTTCGTCGGCCGCAACGACGACCAGGTCTCGCTGCGGGGCTACCGCATCGAGCTGGGCGAGGTCGAGGCGGCGATCCGGGAGGTGCCGGGTGTCGCGCGGGCCGCGGCGACGGTGATCGAGGACGCGACCGGCGACCGACGCCTGATCGGCTACGCCGTGCCCGAGCCCGGCAGGCGCCTCGACCCGGCCGCCGTACGCTCCGAGGTCGGCGACCGGCTGCCCGGCTATCTGACCCCGAGCCAGCTGGTGTGCCTGGACGAACTGCCGCTGACCGCCAGCGGCAAACTGGACCGCAACGCGCTGCCCGAGCCCACGGCGGCCGCCGCGGACCGCAACCAGGTGCCGCGCACCGCTGTCGAGGAGATCCTGGCCGGACTCTTCGCCCGCATCCTCAAGGTTCCCCAGGTCAACATCGACGACAACTTCTTCGACCTGGGCGGACATTCGCTCTCCGCCACCCGCCTCCTGGGCCGGATCCGGTCCACGCTGGGCAGGGAACTGTCGGTCGGTGAACTGTTCGCGAGCCCCACGGTGGCCGGTCTCGCACGGCAGCTCGGGGACGGCGCCGTACGCAACCGCGACGACGTCCTCGTTCCCCTGCGCGGGACGGGCAAGAAGCCGCCCCTGTTCTGTGTCCACCCCGCCGACGGGCAGAGCTGGGTGTACGTGCGGCTCGCGGGCCACCTTCCGGCCGACATACCCCTGTACGGACTCCAGGCGCACAGCCTGACCGCGCAGGACGGTCTGCCGGGCACCCTGGACGAGCTGGCGGCCCAGTACCTGGACGCCGTGCGCACCGTTCAACCCGCCGGCCCCTACCGCCTGTTGGGGCTGTCCTTCGGCGCGGCCGCGGCCCATGCGATGGCCGTGCGGCTGCGGGAGCAGGGGGAGGAGGTGGAGTTGCTGGCCATGCTGGACGGCTACCCGGCGCCGACGGACCACGATCCGGCGGGCCAGGGCATGTCGGAGCCGGACGCGCTCCGAGCGCTCCTCGCCCGCTTCGACTGCCCCGCGCCGGACACCGCCGGTGAGCCCCTGACGATCGCGCGGGCCACCGGGGCCCTGCGTGCGGTCTCCGAAGAACCGGCCGACCTGGCGGAGCTCGACGAGAGCAGGGTCGCGGCGCTCGTCCGGACGTACCGGCACACCAGCGCCCTGCTGGGGGCCCACCGCCCCGAACCCTTCGACGGGGACGCGGTGTTCTTCACGGCCACGCGGGGCGGGGCCGCGCCGACTCCGCACGCCGAGTCCTGGGATCCTTTCGTACGCGGCCGCCTGACGCGGCACGACATCGACTGCGCCCACGACGAGTTGACCCACGCCTCGGCGCTGGCCGTGGTGGCACAGGTCATCACCGCGGGGCCGGACGCCTGA
- a CDS encoding aminotransferase family protein produces MIDRDTYPLWNSPSMGAYLTTLSHENMLVEGRGVRVRDAAGRWFLDARSGLWNVTLGYDHPKVTEAIERQLRTLPFANLVGYGRPGAIAVEAAEALLPHLPVHMNKIRYCSNGSQAVETAVLLSRFLHHSGGDRDRLAVFGMWHGYHGLGSGAGAVTGMSYVHDQSGPLLPEVHHVSGPFEGAAAPGAGLEQTITAYGPERVAAVVVELVVGEGGHVLSDDYLHSLERFCRGHGIHLIVDEVSTGMGRTGAFTRTEQVGIRPDILTLGKGLSAGYAPLSAVVLSDEVSARLFDLDFEQKFLIGSTNDGHPLGLAASMAVIDTLADGDVLENVDAMGALLRSGLDEVAARHPHVAAVRGAGLMQAVEMASAGDGALAGGATADHLRLALEERGVLVSSLAMAPAIMIIPPLVVAPSDVEEIVTTLDKALAEIRY; encoded by the coding sequence GTGATCGATCGAGACACCTATCCGCTGTGGAACAGCCCGAGCATGGGCGCCTACCTCACCACCTTGTCCCACGAGAACATGCTGGTCGAGGGGCGCGGCGTACGGGTGCGCGATGCCGCGGGGCGTTGGTTCCTCGACGCCCGCTCCGGTCTGTGGAACGTCACCCTCGGATATGACCACCCGAAGGTCACGGAGGCCATCGAACGGCAGCTGCGCACCCTGCCGTTCGCCAACCTGGTCGGCTACGGAAGGCCGGGGGCGATCGCCGTGGAGGCCGCAGAGGCGCTCCTCCCCCACCTTCCCGTACACATGAACAAGATCCGGTACTGCAGCAACGGCTCGCAGGCGGTGGAGACGGCGGTACTGCTCTCGCGCTTCCTGCACCACAGCGGCGGGGACCGGGATCGGCTCGCGGTCTTCGGCATGTGGCACGGCTACCACGGCCTCGGCTCGGGTGCGGGGGCCGTGACCGGCATGTCGTACGTGCACGACCAGTCGGGGCCGCTGCTGCCGGAGGTCCATCACGTCTCCGGTCCCTTCGAGGGCGCGGCCGCCCCCGGCGCGGGGCTCGAACAGACCATCACCGCGTACGGCCCCGAGCGGGTGGCGGCGGTGGTCGTCGAACTCGTCGTGGGCGAGGGCGGGCACGTCCTTTCCGACGACTATCTGCACTCGCTCGAACGGTTCTGCCGCGGCCACGGCATCCATCTGATCGTCGACGAGGTCAGCACCGGCATGGGCCGCACCGGCGCGTTCACCCGCACCGAACAGGTCGGCATCCGCCCCGACATCCTCACCCTGGGCAAGGGGCTGAGCGCCGGGTACGCGCCGTTGTCGGCCGTGGTGCTGTCCGACGAGGTCTCCGCCCGCCTCTTCGACCTCGACTTCGAGCAGAAGTTCCTGATCGGCTCGACCAACGACGGGCACCCCCTCGGGCTCGCCGCGTCGATGGCCGTCATCGACACGCTCGCCGACGGCGACGTACTGGAGAACGTCGATGCCATGGGCGCGCTGCTGCGCAGCGGCCTGGACGAGGTGGCGGCGCGGCATCCGCACGTGGCGGCAGTGCGCGGCGCCGGTCTGATGCAGGCCGTCGAGATGGCGTCCGCCGGGGACGGGGCGCTGGCGGGCGGCGCGACGGCCGATCATCTGCGGCTCGCCCTGGAGGAGCGGGGCGTGCTCGTCTCCTCGCTCGCCATGGCCCCCGCCATCATGATCATCCCGCCGTTGGTCGTCGCCCCCTCCGACGTCGAGGAGATCGTGACCACGCTGGACAAGGCGCTAGCGGAGATCCGGTACTGA
- a CDS encoding methyltransferase — translation MTRLSIPDRMADGRRDIAALAEETGTDEDALRRMLVLLAGSGIVDVDPGRVSAELTERGKVLCRRHPMSLWATFATFGIPDVGNALTETLKDGGPATRHALGVDFWEHLAKHPDQQLVFGQAMAEQARLLTLPCVPLLDWPAEGTVADIAGGIGVLLADILDEVPDARGILVDQPEVLGRARTYLSEQGVDDRCTVRTGDLFVPPPRADVYVLSRVLHDWDDDSVAAILAAVRRGGDDTAVLRIFEDVLPDDAVPSAIQAWADVAMLALYHRAKERTLPEYRRLLERGGWRLERVVQGPPGMCVIEARPLATP, via the coding sequence GTGACCCGGCTGTCCATCCCCGACCGGATGGCGGACGGCAGACGCGACATCGCCGCTCTCGCCGAGGAGACGGGCACGGACGAGGACGCCCTGCGGCGGATGCTCGTGCTCCTCGCGGGCAGCGGGATCGTCGACGTCGACCCGGGCCGCGTCAGCGCCGAACTCACCGAACGGGGCAAGGTGCTGTGCCGCCGTCACCCGATGTCACTGTGGGCGACGTTCGCCACATTCGGCATCCCGGACGTCGGCAACGCGCTCACCGAGACCCTCAAGGACGGCGGGCCCGCCACCCGGCACGCCCTGGGCGTCGACTTCTGGGAGCACCTGGCGAAGCACCCCGACCAACAGCTCGTCTTCGGCCAGGCGATGGCGGAGCAGGCGCGGTTGCTGACGCTGCCGTGCGTGCCGCTCCTGGACTGGCCCGCCGAGGGCACCGTGGCCGACATCGCGGGCGGCATCGGGGTACTGCTCGCCGACATCCTGGACGAAGTACCGGACGCGCGGGGCATTCTCGTCGACCAGCCGGAGGTGCTCGGGCGCGCCCGTACCTATCTGTCGGAGCAGGGCGTCGACGACCGCTGCACGGTGCGGACCGGCGATCTGTTCGTCCCGCCGCCGCGCGCGGACGTCTATGTGCTCTCCCGCGTCCTGCACGACTGGGACGACGACAGCGTGGCAGCGATCCTCGCCGCCGTGCGGCGCGGCGGCGACGACACGGCCGTGCTGCGGATCTTCGAGGACGTCCTGCCGGACGACGCCGTTCCGTCGGCCATCCAGGCCTGGGCCGACGTCGCCATGCTCGCCCTCTACCACCGTGCGAAGGAACGGACGCTGCCGGAGTACCGGCGACTCCTGGAACGCGGTGGCTGGCGACTGGAGCGGGTGGTGCAGGGGCCGCCCGGGATGTGCGTCATCGAAGCACGTCCGCTCGCCACCCCCTGA